One window from the genome of Cherax quadricarinatus isolate ZL_2023a chromosome 85, ASM3850222v1, whole genome shotgun sequence encodes:
- the LOC138855231 gene encoding NADH-ubiquinone oxidoreductase chain 5-like, which produces MRRETPCTTIIERFFVCVAAITKRAQIPFSAWLPAAIAAPTPVSALVHSSTLVTAGVYILILFSGALEGSCVQRVLLIVSCLTIFIEGLGANFEFYLKKIIALSTLRQLGVIMSILSLGFTDLAFLHLLTHALFEALLFMCAGMVIHRVKEYQDIRNMGRLVICIPLTRVCINLANLALCGIPFLAGFYSKDLILEVAFIREINIFRFFLYVFSTGLTVCYTFRLIYYRIRCFSNIRSIIFVRESHRKMLKGIIILRVGAVVGGCVLA; this is translated from the exons ATGAGGAGAGAAACTCCCTGCACAACCATCATTGAAAGAT TTTTTGTATGTGTTGCTGCTATAACTAAAAGAGCTCAAATTCCGTTTTCGGCTTGGCTTCCAGCAGCTATAGCTGCTCCTACTCCGGTTTCAGCTTTAGTTCATTCTTCAACGCTAGTGACAGCTGGTGTTTACATTTTGATTCTGTTTAGTGGAGCTTTGGAGGGTTCGTGTGTACAAAGAGTTTTGTTAATTGTTTCTTGTCTAACTATATTTATAGAGGGCTTGGGGGCCAATTTTGAGTTTTATTTGAAAAAAATCATTGCTCTGTCAACTTTGAGACAATTGGGTGTGATAATGAGTATCTTATCTTTAGGATTCACTGATCTAGCCTTTCTTCATTTACTAACTCATGCTTTATTTGAGGCTTTATTGTTTATGTGTGCGGGAATGGTAATTCACAGGGTTAAAGAATACCAAGATATTCGGAATATGGGCAGGCTAGTAATATGTATACCTTTAACTAGGGTTTGTATAAATTTAGCTAACCTGGCTCTATGTGGTATACCTTTTTTGGCTGGATTTTACTCTAAAGATTTGATTTTAGAAGTTGCATTTATAAGGGAAATtaatatttttagattttttttatatgtctTCAGCACTGGTTTAACAGTATGTTACACATTTCGATTAATCTATTATAGAATAAGGTGTTTTTCTAATATAAGGTCTATAATATTTGTTAGGGAAAGTCACAGAAAAATGCTGAAGGGTATAATAATATTAAGGGTTGGAGCGGTAGTAGGGGGGTGTGTTTTAGCTTGA